In one Roseburia intestinalis L1-82 genomic region, the following are encoded:
- a CDS encoding IS110 family RNA-guided transposase — protein MKIYVGIDIAKLNHFAAAISSDGEIIIEPFKFSNDADGFQLLVSKLESFDKNSLIIGLESTAHYGDNLVRYLVTELYQVCVLNPIKTCQMRKNNVRKTKTDKVDTYVIAKTLMMQDNLRFVSFFDLDMMDLKALGRFRQKTIKQRTRLKIQLTTYVDQVFPEIQYFFKSGLHQHAVYALLKEAPSPKEIASMHMTHLANLLKVNSHGHFTKEQAKELRVLAQKSVGANDSAISIQITQTIQQIELLDSQLEKIEAEMTDIMKFNDSVIMTIPGIGYINGGMILGEIGDIHRFSNPNKLLAFAGLDPSVYQSGNFQAKTTRMSKRGSRVLRYALVNAAWNVVRNNATFKAYYDAKRAEGRSHYNALGHCAGKLVRVIWKMLTGEVEFNLE, from the coding sequence ATGAAAATTTACGTAGGCATTGATATTGCCAAACTTAATCATTTCGCCGCTGCGATTTCTTCCGACGGTGAAATAATCATTGAGCCGTTCAAATTCTCAAATGACGCTGATGGCTTCCAACTGCTGGTCTCTAAACTCGAATCATTCGATAAGAACAGCCTCATCATCGGTCTTGAGTCAACGGCACACTACGGTGACAACCTTGTTCGATACCTTGTTACTGAGCTTTACCAAGTGTGTGTGTTGAACCCCATCAAAACCTGTCAAATGCGAAAAAATAACGTTCGCAAAACTAAGACAGATAAGGTCGACACTTACGTGATTGCTAAAACTCTTATGATGCAGGACAACCTCAGATTCGTCAGCTTCTTCGATCTCGATATGATGGATCTTAAGGCATTGGGACGTTTCCGTCAGAAAACCATAAAGCAACGTACCCGATTGAAAATTCAACTGACAACCTATGTTGATCAGGTCTTTCCGGAGATTCAATACTTTTTCAAATCCGGTCTGCATCAACACGCTGTCTATGCTTTATTAAAAGAAGCACCTTCTCCAAAAGAGATTGCTTCCATGCATATGACTCATCTGGCTAATCTGCTCAAAGTGAACTCACACGGACACTTTACCAAAGAACAGGCCAAAGAATTAAGAGTTCTCGCACAGAAGTCTGTCGGTGCTAACGACAGCGCTATATCTATTCAGATAACTCAAACCATTCAACAAATCGAGTTACTGGATAGCCAATTAGAAAAGATTGAAGCTGAGATGACGGATATCATGAAATTCAACGATTCTGTCATCATGACCATTCCTGGTATCGGTTATATCAATGGTGGAATGATTCTTGGTGAAATAGGTGATATTCACCGTTTCTCCAATCCTAACAAGCTGCTTGCTTTTGCCGGTTTGGATCCTTCTGTTTATCAGTCTGGTAACTTTCAGGCTAAGACAACAAGGATGTCCAAACGTGGCTCTCGTGTTTTACGATATGCCCTTGTAAATGCAGCTTGGAACGTTGTCAGAAACAACGCAACCTTCAAGGCTTATTATGATGCCAAGAGGGCTGAAGGCCGGTCTCACTACAATGCACTTGGGCACTGTGCCGGCAAGCTTGTCAGAGTCATCTGGAAGATGCTCACTGGCGAAGTAGAATTCAACCTCGAATAA
- a CDS encoding type 1 glutamine amidotransferase family protein, which translates to MNVIFGNFYSPGYDDPDFVDETMELIKNLGYNSVMFDTKDWEDFRERYKTGERSQYVKMQEYMGQSALKHGLTYNFLVLYLNGDNLYPHIRFSPPVFGEEVVTIDQKGGKWYKYWSDTARETMAEHVDQILQMYGEGCTTCRLGQKQVLPTCTMWDPIAAPSFDQDGIERYQKFLKEKYKNNISLFNERYDLDIDDFKQLKPEDYWYSVIYGEGSCYTGEDIRKRTKKFWIWKDNMSWKIEELRLYFKDMQTRLKKDHPELFLCPDLSQWGYFLNVYSQKQCDSDNPDYSELWDTAMRGIDMYAISPYVDSCHFITVPARPDASPDAYVTSCQHSMMRVMNEGKECIGGIYWGRYIYRDLYAFLTPEEIVGTMTACGVDGYTSYGMNGLDDGGVLNRMEDDFLDSLRRGNTWCAEVIPKRGKSKFKEIAILFPSEMSDYEPFDVENNEIRRLDMLGWYEICCDLGYQTDVISYHDILENKLNDYKMLIVPSNDCYFAEEHTDMEKMIREWVTNGGVVLHGPDCGLSKNCFGIQGIPCEKTPYIYQKPVIPQGCEFQRYETGRCISAYADDAGKCIVMQEIEKGKVISCGVQLGASYVAKNIPHVPYEQRNKEMYPIIQARSTLLEDLLGVCGKPVSGICERGIEAGVFETGMVLVNHRSTPYEIGNLKGNRKFTNPVNDTVLLPHSAVWIERE; encoded by the coding sequence ATGAATGTAATATTTGGAAATTTTTACAGTCCGGGATATGACGATCCGGATTTTGTGGATGAGACGATGGAACTGATCAAAAATCTTGGTTATAACAGCGTTATGTTTGACACAAAAGACTGGGAAGATTTCAGGGAACGCTATAAAACCGGAGAACGGAGCCAATATGTAAAAATGCAGGAATATATGGGGCAGTCTGCATTGAAACATGGATTAACGTATAATTTCCTGGTGTTATATTTAAATGGCGATAATTTGTACCCGCATATCCGTTTCAGTCCACCTGTATTTGGGGAAGAGGTCGTGACAATAGATCAAAAAGGTGGAAAATGGTACAAGTACTGGTCAGATACTGCGAGAGAAACGATGGCAGAGCATGTAGACCAGATCCTTCAAATGTACGGGGAGGGCTGTACCACCTGCCGGTTGGGACAAAAACAGGTCCTTCCAACATGTACGATGTGGGATCCGATTGCAGCGCCAAGTTTTGACCAGGATGGAATAGAACGCTATCAGAAATTTTTAAAAGAGAAATATAAAAACAATATATCGTTATTCAATGAGAGGTACGATCTGGATATCGATGATTTTAAGCAGTTAAAACCAGAGGATTACTGGTATTCTGTGATTTATGGAGAGGGAAGCTGTTATACCGGAGAGGATATCAGAAAAAGAACAAAGAAGTTCTGGATATGGAAAGATAACATGTCCTGGAAAATAGAAGAACTGCGGCTGTACTTTAAAGATATGCAGACACGCCTCAAAAAAGACCACCCGGAATTATTCCTTTGTCCGGATCTGTCGCAGTGGGGATATTTTTTAAATGTGTACAGCCAGAAACAATGTGACAGTGACAATCCGGATTACAGTGAATTGTGGGATACTGCAATGCGGGGGATCGATATGTATGCGATCAGTCCATATGTGGATTCCTGCCATTTCATAACAGTTCCGGCAAGACCGGATGCGAGTCCGGATGCCTATGTCACTTCCTGCCAGCACAGTATGATGCGCGTGATGAATGAAGGAAAAGAATGTATCGGCGGTATCTATTGGGGACGTTATATTTACCGGGATCTGTATGCATTTTTAACACCGGAAGAAATTGTGGGTACCATGACCGCGTGCGGGGTAGATGGCTACACTTCCTATGGGATGAACGGACTTGATGATGGCGGTGTGCTAAATCGCATGGAAGATGACTTTTTAGATTCACTGAGAAGGGGAAATACCTGGTGTGCAGAAGTGATTCCAAAAAGGGGAAAAAGTAAATTTAAAGAGATCGCAATCCTTTTTCCATCCGAGATGTCAGATTATGAACCGTTTGATGTGGAAAATAATGAGATCCGCCGGCTGGATATGCTGGGGTGGTATGAAATATGCTGTGATCTTGGGTATCAGACCGATGTCATCAGCTATCATGACATTTTAGAGAATAAATTAAACGACTATAAAATGCTGATTGTTCCATCCAATGACTGTTATTTTGCAGAAGAACACACAGACATGGAAAAAATGATCCGGGAATGGGTGACAAATGGAGGAGTTGTGCTACATGGACCAGACTGTGGTTTAAGTAAAAACTGTTTTGGCATCCAGGGCATCCCATGTGAAAAAACACCGTACATATATCAAAAGCCTGTCATTCCACAGGGCTGTGAATTTCAGAGATATGAGACAGGCAGATGTATTAGTGCATATGCAGACGATGCGGGCAAATGTATTGTTATGCAGGAAATTGAAAAAGGAAAGGTTATTTCCTGCGGAGTACAGTTAGGTGCTTCTTATGTGGCAAAGAATATACCACATGTACCATATGAACAGAGAAATAAAGAAATGTATCCGATCATTCAGGCAAGAAGTACATTGTTGGAAGATCTGTTAGGGGTATGTGGAAAACCTGTTTCAGGAATCTGTGAAAGAGGCATTGAAGCAGGTGTGTTTGAGACGGGAATGGTTTTGGTAAATCATCGGTCAACACCGTATGAGATTGGAAATTTAAAAGGAAACCGGAAATTTACAAATCCAGTGAATGATACCGTGTTATTGCCACATTCCGCGGTATGGATCGAGCGTGAATAA